The Planococcus halocryophilus nucleotide sequence AGCCATCTGCTGCAACTAAAATTTTCTCATACATAGAGCATCCTCCTTATGATGTACCTTTACCAGCATTGCTATAGGTTGCTAACTTATCGACAAGTTTTTGGCTTGAAGAGTTCAACCCAACAATTGTGACACTTTGTCCTTGCGCTTGTAGTTTGTTCATAACTCGGTCGATGGCACCAACACCTGAGTCGTCCCAAACGGTAGCATCTGTAAAGTCTAAAACAACTTCTTTCGAAACTTCTAAGTTGTCGAATTCAGAGACAAAGTCTTGAGAAGAAGCGAAGAACAATTGTCCGTGTATCGTATATCTATTCGACACATTGCTTTCCAATCCTTCTTTGCGCACTTCCACTTTGGAAATTTTAGCAGCAAACAACATTGCGCTTAAAATAACACCGGCGAATACGCCTTTCGATAAATCATGTGTATAAACGACAACAACAACCGTTAACAACATAACGATTGCATCAGCTTTTGGAGCCGTCGCTAAATACTTGAACGAACCCCAGTCAAAAGTACCGATACAAACCATTACCATGATACCGGCTAGAACTGGCATCGGAATTTGAATAACCCAGTTGCCCAAAACAATAATTAAGAACATTAGGAAAACACCTGCAACAAAACTCGATAATCGTCCACGACCGCCTGAACGAACGTTAATGCCTGATTGTCCGATCATCGCGCAACCTGCCATTCCGCCGAAAAAGCCCGTAATGATGTTCGCGATACCTTGTCCGCGTGCTTCTTGGTTTTTATCCGATCCTGTTTCTGTTGCATCATCAATAATCGATGCTGTTAATAAAGACTCTAGTAAACCAATCACAGACAACGCTAATGCAGTCGGGAAAATGATTTGCAAGGTTTCCAAGTTAAACGGTACGCTGGGAATGAAGAAGCTCGGCAAAGTTTGCGAAATCGTACCGAGGCTACCGACGTTTTGCATATCGATGCCCGTGTAGATGACAACACCTGTCAATACGAGGATAGCAATCAGTGGAGCCGGAATAGCTGTGAAGAAACGAGGCAAAATATAAACAATCGCCAATGTCACGCCGACAAAAACATAAGTAATCGTGTTGATGCCGAAAATGAACGGCACTTGCGCCATAAAGATTAAAATGGCTAATGAGTTTACGAAACCAATCATAACCGCTCTGGGGATAAATTTCATAAAACGAGCAACCTTTAAAAGGCCGAAAATCAATTGCAGCACACCAGTCAATACAGTAGCTGCCAATAAATAATCCAGTCCATGATCGCGGACCAATAATACCATCGCAAGCGCCATAGCACCTGTGGCTGCAGAAATCATACCCGGTCGACCGCCGACAAAGGCGATAATAACGGAGATGGAAAACGATGCGTACAAGCCGACCATTGGGTCAACGCCAGCAATGATGGAGAAAGCAATCGCTTCCGGTATAAGAGCAAGTGCGACAACAATTCCGGCTAAAATGTCTCCGCGAATGTTACCGAACCATTGCTCTTTGTAAGATAAAGTATTCAAAAATTCCCACTTCCTTCTATTGTAATTTGTATTGATACCATATCCCATAAACTGTTGTTCAACTAATCGAAAATATCTAGAAAGTATAATTCCTGGTTCTTTCAATTATAGGCTATAAAACTGTATCACCTTTTTTTTTAGATGTAAATACAATTCATTCAAACGGAGGTTTGACTGTAGAGGTTTGAGCGAATATACTGAAGAGAACAATCAAACTCTTATTTGAATGAAAGAGGTGCCATATGAAAGAGTTGTGTGAAGTAACAAAAGTCCATCCGGAAGTTGTCGAGCGTGTACAACAAAATATGACCGACCTAGGGGACGTAGCAAATCTATTTAAAGCATTGGCAGACGAAACAAGATTAAGCATTGCATATGCCTTAACAATAGAAGAAGAAATGTGTGTGTGTGACATTGCGGCGGTTATTGGCTCTTCAACAGCAACTGCATCTCATCATTTGCGGTATTTGAGAGAGCGGGCATTGGCGAAGTCTGAACGAAA carries:
- a CDS encoding SulP family inorganic anion transporter; translation: MNTLSYKEQWFGNIRGDILAGIVVALALIPEAIAFSIIAGVDPMVGLYASFSISVIIAFVGGRPGMISAATGAMALAMVLLVRDHGLDYLLAATVLTGVLQLIFGLLKVARFMKFIPRAVMIGFVNSLAILIFMAQVPFIFGINTITYVFVGVTLAIVYILPRFFTAIPAPLIAILVLTGVVIYTGIDMQNVGSLGTISQTLPSFFIPSVPFNLETLQIIFPTALALSVIGLLESLLTASIIDDATETGSDKNQEARGQGIANIITGFFGGMAGCAMIGQSGINVRSGGRGRLSSFVAGVFLMFLIIVLGNWVIQIPMPVLAGIMVMVCIGTFDWGSFKYLATAPKADAIVMLLTVVVVVYTHDLSKGVFAGVILSAMLFAAKISKVEVRKEGLESNVSNRYTIHGQLFFASSQDFVSEFDNLEVSKEVVLDFTDATVWDDSGVGAIDRVMNKLQAQGQSVTIVGLNSSSQKLVDKLATYSNAGKGTS
- a CDS encoding ArsR/SmtB family transcription factor, whose amino-acid sequence is MKELCEVTKVHPEVVERVQQNMTDLGDVANLFKALADETRLSIAYALTIEEEMCVCDIAAVIGSSTATASHHLRYLRERALAKSERKGKQIYYSLSDNHVRQLVKIAHEHTKEGVEIG